Part of the Lotus japonicus ecotype B-129 chromosome 6, LjGifu_v1.2 genome, TATAGCAAATGAATAAAGAGCAGCATTTAAGACAATCTGGTATGGTAGGTCCAATGATATCTTTGGAAAATGACAATGGGACGATTCTTTCGGTTCATGAACTGCTCCTCACCATACATTCTAAGAAGATGCTCATTGCTCAAGTTAAGATGCAAGGAATCTCAAAACTCGGAGAAAGGTTGTCAACATCTTAATTTAGATAATTGAGAGTTAGGTAAAATTAGATactatttattaaattatatgcTCTATGTCTATATATTCTCAATTTAATGGGTTCTATTTTGAAATCTTTAGAGTTAACATGTGGACAATGGGTCACCTATatggctatatatatatatgacaaaTTGGGGGAACATGTACTTCAACGAgtttgatgaaaaaaaaaaagagctggAGTTCACATAAAAGTTGGATTTTAATTTTACTCATGAACATACTTTTTATTCATCGCTCTTTATTTTAAATCCGATATCCTTCATAATGCAATacctaaaaatattatttaaaaaataaaaaattaaatgagaaatatgTGTTGTTATTTATTATAATACAATTAGTATCTTTTCCgatgtatcgaaaaaaaaaagtatctaAGTCTAACAACTAGCACTCGTGttcagtcaaaaaaaaaaaaacaactagcACTCgtggtttaaaaaaaacaactagCATTCGCGTTAACGTACTCGTCGTTCAAACCCCCGTAAACTTATATggtcaaaaaaattataatcatGAATGATTGAATATGATTCAGAAATGAGAATGATCACGATGCATACACAAATATACAACAGAAACCTCGTTTTCAATGTATCGACGTCttaaataatcataataaaatatgaattttgGTTCGAATAGTTCTTCTTAAAATGAGAGTAATTGATAATTTCCCTtaaataggtttttagtcgCTGGCTTTAAAGGGAATCTAATATGTTCAGTATCAAAAAATGTTTTGCAATTGATTCCTATAGTCAAGTCGCAAGTGTGTGGTTTCATCTCAATTTACTACTAGAGAAAAGGTATTTCGCAGCGACAAATGTTGTTGGTAAATTTAGGAAGTCATTAGCAAAACTATCTTTGGCAACAAAAAAAGTCGTTGTATGTTACTTCACAAAGCCCCATTGCGAAAAATTTTGCCACGACATTTGTTGTTGCTGCCATTGCTAAGTTTTTTGCAACAACTCTTGTTGTTAATCCAAAAACTTTGTCGCTGCCATAAATGATTTTTGGCAACCAATCACGTTGTTGCCATACCCAACATGTCTTAAAGATTAAAGTCGTTGGTAAATTTGGGAAGTCGTTGGCAAAAGTATTTTTCGCAGCAAAAAAAGTCGTTGCATGTTGCTTTCAAAAGTCCCGTTGCGAAAAGTTTTGCCACGACTTTTGTTGTTGCTGCCACTGCCGAGGTTTTTGCAACAACTCTTGTTGCTGATCTAAACATTTTGTCGttgttttaaattatttttggtAACCACTCATGTTGTTGTCATACCCAACATGTCTTAACAATTAAAGTCGTTGCGATAAAGTATTTTTCTCAACAAAACAAGTCATTGTGgtaaaacttttttttctctaCAACCGCAGTTGTTGCGATATAAAAATTGCCAACAACTTAATTCGTTGTCATAAGATATTTTTTCTCAACAACTACATTTGTTGTGATATGGAAATATTTCCTCGACAATTAAAATTGTTGCATTAAGGTATTTTTGTCAAATCGTTGCAAATAatacaaattaattattttttaatttgtattagTTACATATACTATTTTTTCGAATTTATTAAtacaaattaataatattattttgaaCGCTTTAAGTCCATCCTCTTTTGtcattcttcttcctccacaACTCGGACTAAACAACCTAAAAAAGCATGTCTAACCAAGAAATCCCCTTTTTTCCACTTCATTATCTTAATTATTAGAACCGACCACTTTCACTAGTTTATAAATAAATCGAGAGATTGATATGAGTTGGTGTACACTTTATTCAATGAAAGTACGTAGGACATCTATATTTTAGGGCACAATAATATGTGTTAAAGTTATACTTTCTATACTTCAAGTATCAAATATTTGTGTTAGATTGATCTATGGACTAGTATTAGATTAGTAGCGTGCTTCCGATTCAAGAGATAACTCACTCATTAATTTGTTGCCTTAATGTAAGAATATATTGAGTGGAAACTATAATGAATTTCTATGTGATAGATGAGGCTCTGAGTTCTAATAGGAGTTTCAGGGTGAGAATGAAGATTCATAAGCCTGGAGTACATTCTCTTAGAATAGATTGTCATTGaaaatgtctttgagagagaataTGAGCAATAATGTTCCTTTTGGTTTTTTATATTATAAGGGATAACGTTCAGGAATTTGAACTGATAAATTCAACTAGATTGAGATAGTTTAGTGGATAACTCCCGACATCATAAGCACTGAAATTAACCTTTACATAAGTGCTTAGGTTGGAAACAATTAGAGGTTATTTTAGatatgttttcttctttgttacccTGTAAAACTTCTTTTATTGCTTAATTCTTTTCCTGCTTTCCTTATATTAAAAATTACAAAACTTTTTTCTAAACATCTTTTTGTCTACTCAAATCAATATTTAGCTAGTAGAACTGATATTCACACAAACTATGATGACGATAAACCTACATCTGCTTTGCTACAATTGGATCTTAAAATTTAAAGTAAAAACAATACAACTAGGATAAAACATATATTAGATGTCCATCTTTGTCATATTCCAAGAGATGCTAACGAGACAATTAATTATCTCGACAATATGATAGCACATTTACTATTtgattttttaacaaaataataaatgtgatatatgatgtgacaaaaagatagagatagagtgAGAGAAATAAATTGTGTATACAAGTATTattgttttgtttattttactcaatttttcttttgagTAATGATATACTCACATTTTGTTTCTCTTAATTATATATCATTTTCACAtagtttttcttcatatttttttcttttgtttttatcaCATTGCTCATTATACCCTTATTTATCtttattctatttttatctCTCATTAAAAGTGTTATGTGTTATTAAATgtgtaaacaaaaaaaaatattgtttctttctatctcttctTATATTTTCATGTCTAAAAAAGTGAGATAAAATAGAGAATTTTAATTCATACACACTTCGACTTTTTTTCcactttatttttccatctttATTTCTATAtactatttctttcttctttatcaatcaaatcatctatcacattttcattttctgtcTCATTTCTTCATATCTCCCTTTTtgtccacctctccacacctaaAAAATAAGGTatcaagatttttttttcttctgtgagtaatgatatatacacacctcattatttatacacttcatttccacctatttttatttctatctctctcctcttatcatctatcacattttaaactttttctctcttactttttattttcttcctatctctctcctcctccactctttccacctcatttaGAGGAATGAGGTGTGAACAAATCATTATTTCAATTATATTCCATGCAAGCACGCACGATACAGTGACCACATGTGAGTGTGAGGTGTCCCGCAATTCAGGAAAAGGCTCGTGCATGTCACGAGTCTCGTATAGTAGCTGCCGCCGCCACGACCACCACATGCTCATATTCTCCAATGTTCGGTCCCTTTGAGAAAGAGTGATTGTGAAGTAGTGGTAGCTAACACCACACTTTCGATTTTGCTTTTGCTTCctctgctctctctctctctctctctctctccacccAATCATCAAACCACTCATAGCCATAGCCATAGCCACACACACAACTATGAGTTCCGCCACCACTATCTTCTTCAACCATTCATGCATCTTGTTACTGTGTCTGCTGTCAACACCTTCATGGACTTCTTCGTTTTCTGGTATAGTTTGTTGTTTTtacttgttttcttttcttcatagaAAAGTGGGAAAAAAAACACTTGTTGGGTTTTGATTCTTGGATAAAGTGCAAAGATTCCCTTTGGAagattcagattcagattcCATTTCCATGATATTGTTGGCACACACAGACACAGACACAGTCTCTTTTTATTTCAGATTCAGATGCAACAGAGCAACACAGCATCACCTCCCCAATGGAGTCCAGAAGGCATACTCCAGAAAACGCCACATCAGCTTGTTGTACTGTTTGTGGTGGTGTCTGTCACCTTTAATCTCTCTGAGTGTGTCTGAGGCATAATCAACTATGAAAATGAAAAGGGTCTTCTTTTTTATAGAAGTGTTCATGTGGGCCCTTGTAAAAATTTATGCTTTGACTCTTTCTCTGGGTATGCCTTCTGTGCTTGTGTTGATGTCTGAGGCTGAGActtgaaaaaaatattgtgtTACTGTGAGTAGATTAGGATCATAGAAAATTTGGGGGGTTTTCTCTTATTTAATTAGAGAGAGTGTTGAATGGTTCAATGGACATGTTTATGTTGGCAACAAATAACTTGACTAATAATGTAATTCTCTGATTTGGGAGTCTGAGTTCAAATCCCATTTGGAATGAGTAGCATGTTTGTATCAGCTTCTCTTTTCgcataatcaattttgacaaCCGGAAGCTACTCGTAGAAGCTTCTTCCTAGAgttgattttggctttagaatcaattgtagaatgattttcaaacatgcacggTCTTGTCTCTGAAAACTTGGATGCATTTGTAACTTGCAATGATAAATTGTGTATATTGGTAATTAGAAAGAGGAGAAAATAAAACTTAAGACCCCTTTCCATGTTTTTGTTAATGGCTATGATTGTGTGGATGTGCTAAATGCAACTTGAAAGTTTAAATGATTAGGTAGTGAAACTGGAGATTTAGAAAAAAGGGGTGATTTGTTTCCGCAGATTCTAAGAGATGAGGCAGTGGCAAGACTTCATGAGCTTGGGAAGGTACCTAACTTGAACTGAGCTATACCCTGCTAATTTTCCATTATGTTTATACTCATAGTAAAATGAAACAGATGAATTTCTGTTCTTGACTTCAATGCAACAGATCCTTTCAGGAAAATGCTTCCCTACATTCATTGGTGTCTGTACCTATCATTTTGAAATATGTTTTTCTTCACTCTTCATTGTCTGCCAGTTTTGAAGTATAGCCTTTTCAGAAATATACAACACTCTCCACTATAAATAAAAGGCTAGATACATCATCTAGGAAATGTTGCGCGTCATTTCCTATGCTATGCTGGTTATTCCCATAATTTTCCTGTTGTGTACCcttaataacatgtttggattaacttattttttctcagaatcaattctagcaccAAGAGGCTACTCTCAGAAACTTCATCTTAGATTGATTTTAGccttagaatcaattatagaaggattTTCATACATGctctaaagtcaaaattgtTTATCCTTAAGTTAATGTTTCTTTTGGATGAAAAACAGGTGAGCGATGCTAGTGGCTATCTGGAGAGGACATTTTTGAGTCCTGCATCCTTGAGGGCGATTCATCTTATTCAAAAATGGATGGAGGATGCTGGTTTGAGAACGTTAGCCTTCTAACTCCTTAGGCTCTTCATGGTTTTTCTGAAAACTTGACTGATACCTATGTTCTCTTTAGTTGGGTGGACCAAATGGGAAACGTACATGGCCGAGTCGAGGGTCCGAATGCAAATGCTGAAGCTTTATTGCTTGGATCTCACATGGTGAGACATTTATATCCTCAATTTATTTTGAATGAAACTGAACATTTCCTTCACATTTCGTGGAGATTTTAGGGAGTTGAGATTAATGGTGGTTGTGGATACTTATGTTAACAGGACACTGTTGTTGATGCTGGGAAGTTTGATGGATCACTGGGAATAATCTCTGCCATTTCTGCGTTGAAGGTTATGCATGATAATGGAAAGCTGCAAAAGTTAAGGCGCCCTGTTGAGGTTAGTCAAGTAACTGATATAGTTTACAACATTTTCTAAGGCCTTCACCTGTTTCAAAACAGACATTTGAACTTGAAAGTTCGATAAATCAATTTCTTGGGTTCCAATTAATCTGATATACTGAAATCTCTTTTCTGTTAAGTATATACATTATTATAATTTCAAAAACATGGAAGGAGGGAGGGGGGGAATTCAGCTGCAAAAATACTTTGGAGAAAGAATGAATTACCTGATGAATAATTTCTGCAACCTATTTTGGCGGAAAGTATCTAACTTAATCTTGTCTTTATTCAACTGTGTTAAATAAAAGCTCTTGTATAGCGGTAGAGGCCGGCTCCAAAAATGCTAGAGTGGTATAGCGCATAGAGGGATGGACGGCAAGCTAAATTTTTTATAGGGTTTACAGACATATATAAATGCAAAAGAATGCTGAAAATGCACGGCATTcgtaattaacaataaaagatCACAAGTGTCTTAATTATACAAGAATAATGGTGTATGCTCACTGCTCATTGATTTTTTGTCTTATGATAATGGTGTGCACTGAGAAAAGATTCTCAAAAAATGCAAAAGGAAATGTTGATTGGAACTATTCTACTGCTTTATTCCTGCCATCATATTCCAGTCCTAACATCTATCCTGCAGGTGATTGCATTTTGCGATGAAGAGGGCGTCAGATTTCAATCTACTTTCTTGGGCAGCGGTGCCATAGCTGGTATTTTGCCTGCCACAACATTGGAGATACCGGATAAAAGGTTTCTCCTAGGAACTTTCTTCTTATGGTATAGTAAAATTTCATATAATCAATATACTTATTAATAGATTTCTTTCAGGAATGCAACAGTAAGAGAAATTCTTAAGGAGAGCTCAATAGAAACCACAGAGGAAAGTTTTTTACAGCTCAAATATGACCCAAAATCTGTTTGGGGTTATGTTGAGGTACAACAAACATTTTCATTCTTCATCCATAGTGCTGTTTTGATCAATAACTTGACCAATATAGAACAAGTTGGTTTTCCACATTGAACAGGGTCAAAATTTTCTTGTATTTCTTAAATGCTGCAGGTCCACATTGAACAGGGTCCTGTGCTAGAACAAGTTGGTTTTCCACTTGGTGTGGTTAAAGGCATAGCTGGACAGACACGATTGAAGGTGAAAAATAAGAATTGCTGTGGCGTGTTTCAATGCATGTAGTTTCTTGGACTAGTTTTGTTGGTTTCCTATCATTTTAAACATATTATGTGATTTCAACAAGATATAGCAATGATAATCCAAATGGTCTGGCATACAAAGCTTTATTGTTTCGTGCATGTGGAACACATGATGTGAACTTGTCACCAAACTACTATCTACCTGCTAATCTTGGTCATTTGTGTGACTCTGTGTCTATTATTGGTTTATAAATAAACAATCATGCAGGTCACAGTCAGAGGCTCCCAAGGTCATGCTGGAACTGTTCCAATGTCCATGCGTCAGGATCCTATGGTGGCCGCTGCTGAACAAATTGTACTTATGGAAAGCCTCTGTAAACATCCTGAAGAATACCTTTCTTATGATGGTCGTTGCAGTGATTCATCGGTGAAATCACTTTCGAGTTCGCTTGTTTGTACCGTTGGAGAGATATCAACATGGCCAAGTGCCAGCAATGTCATTCCAGGCCAGGCAAGCGATGAGTTTCTAAAATGACACTGCTCTAGAAATTTCCAAGTGGGCaagcttttttctttcttatcatGAGGATGATGACGCAATGTATTGATTTTTCACAGGTTACATATACCATGGATATTCGAGCAATTGATGACCTCGGGCGTGAGGCTGTTATCTATGATTTATCCAACCGAATCTATCAAATATGTGATAGGCGTTCAGTTTCCTGCATAATTGAACACAAGGTATGTTGATGGTGGTCTTTTGGCTTTGTTTGGATACATCTATGAAAAAATGGTTCTGGTAgagtaaaatcaattatggatgAAAGTATTGATGTTTAGGAATCATTTTAGAGAATTGATTTCAtacccaaaatcaattctggtagAAGCTAAGAGAGAGTAGCTTCTGCGTTGAACATAATTACACAATTTTACAATTGAATTTCACAATATTGCCCTACATGAACcgctttttcaaatatatatccaaacataaacctcttcattttcaactcacttttactataatcaattttaccaaaatcaattgtgacaAACGCTGATCCAAACACGCACTTTGCTGTGATCACTTCAGCATAATGCAGGTGCTGTGATTTGTGATTCCGGACTGAGTTCACAGCTCAAGTCTGCAGCTTATTCTGCACTCAAGAGGATGGAGGGTGACATTCAAGAAGAAGTACCAACATTAATGAGTGGTGCAGGGCATGATGCAATGGCAATGTCTCACCTAACAAAGGTTTCATTTCTCAATTTTGCTGTATGAAGAAGGTTTTGAAACTTCAATTTTCTCTGCATGATATAACAATGAATGAGGATTTGAACAGGTGGGAATGCTGTTTGTGCGGTGTCGCGGAGGCATAAGTCACTCTCCAGAAGAGCATGTGCTGGACAATGATGTTTGGGCGGCTGGTCTAGCAACCTTATCATTTCTGGAAAACCTGCAATAACTATGTAAAGTAATTGTGTATATGTTAGAGCATGTAATTATaggttaatttttttagtttattCATAATTCAACTGTTTCTTTAGCTTCTTGTCTCTCCTTACAGTTGTGCTTCATGTATTATCGTGCATGTCATTGAAATTCAATAAGGTTTTATGTTAGCTGTGTCAACAGCCAAATGCAATTCTTCTTTTTTCCGAACTTGAGAACTAGTTATGTAATGCATGTGGAGCACGAATTCTTATACATGTTCTTCGCCAATATCATATTGAAGCATATATGACTCTTGCAAAAG contains:
- the LOC130723693 gene encoding allantoate deiminase 2 isoform X1, whose product is MSSATTIFFNHSCILLLCLLSTPSWTSSFSGSETGDLEKRGDLFPQILRDEAVARLHELGKVSDASGYLERTFLSPASLRAIHLIQKWMEDAGLRTWVDQMGNVHGRVEGPNANAEALLLGSHMDTVVDAGKFDGSLGIISAISALKVMHDNGKLQKLRRPVEVIAFCDEEGVRFQSTFLGSGAIAGILPATTLEIPDKRNATVREILKESSIETTEESFLQLKYDPKSVWGYVEVHIEQGPVLEQVGFPLGVVKGIAGQTRLKVTVRGSQGHAGTVPMSMRQDPMVAAAEQIVLMESLCKHPEEYLSYDGRCSDSSVKSLSSSLVCTVGEISTWPSASNVIPGQVTYTMDIRAIDDLGREAVIYDLSNRIYQICDRRSVSCIIEHKHNAGAVICDSGLSSQLKSAAYSALKRMEGDIQEEVPTLMSGAGHDAMAMSHLTKVGMLFVRCRGGISHSPEEHVLDNDVWAAGLATLSFLENLQ
- the LOC130723693 gene encoding allantoate deiminase 2 isoform X2, which gives rise to MEDAGLRTWVDQMGNVHGRVEGPNANAEALLLGSHMDTVVDAGKFDGSLGIISAISALKVMHDNGKLQKLRRPVEVIAFCDEEGVRFQSTFLGSGAIAGILPATTLEIPDKRNATVREILKESSIETTEESFLQLKYDPKSVWGYVEVHIEQGPVLEQVGFPLGVVKGIAGQTRLKVTVRGSQGHAGTVPMSMRQDPMVAAAEQIVLMESLCKHPEEYLSYDGRCSDSSVKSLSSSLVCTVGEISTWPSASNVIPGQVTYTMDIRAIDDLGREAVIYDLSNRIYQICDRRSVSCIIEHKHNAGAVICDSGLSSQLKSAAYSALKRMEGDIQEEVPTLMSGAGHDAMAMSHLTKVGMLFVRCRGGISHSPEEHVLDNDVWAAGLATLSFLENLQ